Sequence from the Diadema setosum chromosome 18, eeDiaSeto1, whole genome shotgun sequence genome:
ACCAGCaaagaaagaacagaaaaagataGTGACAAAGGTTGTTTATGGTGACTACAGAGAGAGTTAGTTCAAGGATCGTCTGTCATAGCAAGAAATACACCAAATTCCAATCATGGCAaagtattgagaaaaaaaaaaccccagatgaatgaaataattcCCCAAACAAGGATTTCTGATAAACACAACTTAGCACTAAATTTGAATGCATTAGTAAACTGGCCTGATAGCAGGAGGCCTATACATTGTGTGAGTAATCACAAAAACTGCAatgtaaaaaaaaggaaaccctACTCTTACTTTGCATGAATGATGTTATAAAGAAGAATTTGAAAAAGATAGGCACAGTGCAGaatacatatttacacacttgataggccctacataatgATGTTGGAGTATATCTAGGCCCCctacacatacagacacacacacacacccacgcacacatacatacatacatacattctcACAATTGCCCATCACCAACATAACATACTTGCATACTAGCAAGTCACCCTCACAAGAATAGCTGGAATTCTGATCaagtatatagggcctatactcAATTAAGTCATCatgttccatttcatttcatttcatttatttcatttcctacaGTGCAAAACttttacatacacaaaataacacaatatcaatacaatgtagtaacaaagaaaaaaatgtgaatttaaCAATATATGAATAACTTTCAGATGAAATGGAATTAAaattaaagttgcaggaaatggacgagactattgtaaaaaaaaatcagaaaaacaacaacaaaaactcaacactcatgaattttattttctaaaGATTTCACCCTTATTCTTCCTATTGACCTTTAGATCCCTAcactatagaaaaaaaaaatggtgtgcAGCCCCTGATGTAAACGTTTTGGATGAGTGAGCTGAtcatgtcatcacctcacattATTTCTGCTGACtgtttaacaaaaaaacaaaaaaaaatgcaaaaattcagTGTTAATTCTgtctttaaagtgaaaaacaaattaccccccccccccccatatgtaATTTCTGGTTGAATAACATCAGAATAATGTATCAGCTGACATATCAATATTTGAAAAACCCAAAATTAATGTACAAatttatggcaagttgtgagggtatttcatttcatattattaCATTTATTTCCACATGAAAAATACCAGTATAACTATGgtacaaaaatgtcatttaaaCAGTACAAAAGTGTGGGGGACATAGATTGCTGAAGCACATCAGGCTTGTTTGTATAacttttcatccgattttgatcaaacgTTTTATTGTTGACTGCACAGAATATTATACTAGGTTGCCTACTCTAGTAGTTTGGAATAAAGTTACTTAGCGCCATCTACGGCCATGGCGCTTATGTTATTTTAGGGGGGTAAGCCCCACCTACCTACCTCTGTAGCTAGCTAGCTCTGCACCGCGTAGGCCGTGTACTCTGGCTCGCTCAGCGGTAGCGCTCCGTATCACGTAACCAGTGTCGTAGGCGTAGCCTAGCTAGCCGTCTCGCTTTCTAACTCGTATCGTCAATAATTGACAATATCAACATGGAGGACATGGATGTTCCAAAACGAAGAAGGGGGAGACCATCAATTCCGGCAGAGGAGAGGATGGCGCGGAAGCGAATATCAGAAGCAAAGTATAAAGACAAAagaagggagaaagagagagacttTAGACGTGTACGTTTGCCCATCGACACTTTCAATACGTGGAGAGAGGTGCGTGAGTCGAGTGGGGCTGGGACAGACGGAGCATTCGCAGAGCGCCTTCTGAATCTGTAAGtacatgttttatcaaaatttcgacagtattaaaactttttttttactgtttagtgtttaatttaacggccaatttaaacataaatacaaccctaaccctaacctaataAATTTGCTTGCTAACGCATGGGTGCACgtgcactgcggtggggccgatttcacaATTTTGCCAAAAGATGATAACTTGAGAAGAACAAGATTGCCGAAGAAAACTTACTGTACACAAGCGTGGCGCTAAGTTCAGCTTAACTATACACAGGCCTGTCGCTGTAGTAAGTCGCGTGTGCGTGCATCAGAAGGTGTTTCTTCTGCTAccatagcccgaccagacgccgtgcaaaGCACACAGTGACTAGGCTGTGTATAGTTTAAAACTGCTACCACTATACTACTTTTACTGCCAAAAATAATCACTTTGTCACCATATTATCCAAAACAATTTACCAACGGTATGCGctaaataaagagaggggcatGACGGCCAAAAGAAACAGGACAGGTAGGCCTAAACTTATGGCCTTGGGGAGAATATACATTTTTCTAAGGGGCATCCCGGCCAATCAAAGATGCATCAATGGGCATGGGCGTCGATGGCTGTCAATAAATTCAACTAGCCCTTAAAAGAAAATCTGAAGTACCTTAGGATATTTCACTTAAAGCATGTGGTGATTTATGATGGAAAGTGCAAACACCCTTACCTGTACTCCAACAGGAAGATGTGAATACAAGAGCCCATTCATTGCACTACAGGCACAGTGCAGGTCCCAGGCCTATATTGTAAGGCCTATATTGACTCACTGATAAATTGGATACATGGCCATGCAATATTTGCTTTGCTCATTGAGTTCAGAAGGTTTTGAGAAACAAAGTCAAATTTTTAAACAGAATTTTTTGGTCCTATATGATACGGCTTGATAGTAAATCACCATAAATTCAATGGTAACATTCAGTGATATGTTCTAGTTTCTGTGAATGTTTAATAGCATTCCAAAAAGTTCCAACCCTGTAAATTGATAATGGTACTACCTCAACATGTATGATGTTATTTACTGATTGGCTTGCTATGATTATGGATCAAGGATACTTAgttgtttttatcttttgtaTGTTTTCAGATATCAGGCGCATAGGAGACAGGGCCAACTAAATACAACAGGACACTGTGTACCTGGTACACAGGATGGTACAGGAAGGCGGTCAAGAAAGTAAGCACATTATATGAAGCTAcaacccagtcgctgtataaatagtGTCGGGTCGGGCTAATGAAGCTTGAACAAACAACACTATCATTGCATTTAAAAATTTGGTCAGTCATTTTGGTCATGATGATTAGAAATACTATAATTGATCTTAAAGTTGTCTCCTCTAAACTTAAGTGCACAAACATGCACCCCATCAGCCGACTACAAGTATTACTATTGTGCAAATATACAAATGAAAGGTACCAGTATTCAGCGTGCACATTTCCATAGAGCtgctgtgtgtgtactgtactgTAACATGGAGACTGTTCGTTTGTTCAAGTCATGTGTGTTGTTTTCACAGTAGGCATGAATAAATGATGTACGTAATGTTTATTCTAGTGGAGGAAAAGATGTGAATGCAATGTTCTTCTATTCAGATcacaagggaaaaagaaaaagctaaGCTAGTTGTATGGTATTACCTTTGATGTGTTCTCTTTACAGGAGTAAACCACGAAAATTCTCATCTCTACCCTCAGTCCAGAGGATTCATCCAAGTTGTGAACAGGACGCTTGGTAAGTGTCTAGCTACGCATACGGTACATGATGTCTGAGGGCTTGTACAATCCaccatattctgctcaaacaccatatgactggggggggggggggggataataatgataataaatatttattaaataataaggtcttctttatccagggtagcctcttcagtgttgccacagCTCTGCCAGAGGGTCCCGCCAATATatttaccctagcattgccaggaaAATATCtttacacctgggtcgagagggacatggtgggtaaaaacattaTGTCCAAAAATAtcaagcactgggcgggaatcgaactgagtcctccgattgggagtcgaaagtcttatccactatgctgCAGGGGTATCAGTATGGGCCAGAAGCATGTGGTTGTCCAATTATAATTGTTAACACCCTAAATATCTTCACCATAGCAGTGACTAAATCTAAGGGAATAATTTATTACGGGAAACAATGCATTTGTCAACCTGAGTTGTGCATTTAATCAGATctgtagtacagctgtattACCACCATCCTACAGATTgtcattttatcatcatcatgacttTTAATCACCAATGCCAATgtattggactgaaaaaaaaaaaagttggcatACCTACCGGTAGTTGCTGCCTCTGATGTGGGCaacttttaaacaaacaaacagagggaaacaaaatttgtgtagcATGTTTACCTAGTCAAGTTATGGACCAATTAtactatattttgttttcttccttcCAGTGAATGATGTTGGATACCTGTTTGAATGCTTTGGATAAATTTAGCTTCctagttctgttttgttttgttttttaattgccATAAGAAATCATTTTCTGAACTAGGTACACTTTTGAATCATAGTTGGTACCTAACAATTCTaatattttggtttgtttttgtggaACAGGTTGTCTGATACACCTTCCCCTCCGTCTTCAATAGCGTATGTCGGGTAAGTTGCAATTTGTTGAAAATGCAGTGGTAGATTGTAACTTCATgaaagtcgggggggggggggggatctcttcttgttcattttgatgtgGTATTCCCTAGAAGGACCCAGGGGCATAGCCCTAGATatccaaatacattgtatagccATTTTGACTgaatttatgacattttcatctcttggaaacatgcaagtagatatatgtatatttatataatttatttgttcgttataacaaatttctaaacagtgcactcccattataacgaacatggttatagcgaaattccagttacaatgaagtaaaaattcaggccgcaagaTTATCCACTCTGCgtatttttattgtgtatttgttcggttgtaacgaaatttcgatataacgaaagaaaaccgccGGTCTCAAGGACTtggttataacaggagtccactgtataacaaaagaaaactggccctgaggactttgttgtaACAGGGGTCACCTGTATTTGCTTTCATTGCTTCCATTTAGTATCCCAGAATGTGAAGACCTCCAGCCTCTCGGGGAGGAGGAAGATCGAATCGGAGAGGACCGGCAGGAGAAGGAAGGTGTGGATGAGGACGAGACTCGAGGGGCTCAGGCAACTCCAGCGATGAGCAAGTCAGGGCCTCATGCCAAAGCAAGTGCGCGGGAAGCCGTTGACGGGGAGGTCATCGTAATTTCAAAAACCAGGCTGAGTGAGTTGGAAGGCCAGGCAGCTGGTCACTGTCATACAAGTGGCACGTCAGTCACCACTACGTGTGGCCCGTCAATGACCACCCCAGTGACCACCCCAGTGACTCCAGAGAGTGACACAGCTGACCATGTACCTTTGGTAAGAAAATTTTTATGGCTCTGCCTCATAGGTTCAGGTGAggtgcagtgcactcccattaagcgGCCACAATTTCAACAGAATTTCGTtctgacaaaataaaaattcaggtcccaagaTTGTCATCATCAAAGTCTCATGCAATGGAGTAAAATTTGTGTACAACTATCACAGTTATAGCAAAATATTtgattgttataacaaagtcagTTCCGAGCACCGTTGACATTGAAAACCAAAGAAATGTGCTCCATATAGCAAAATGCAGATTGCTTGTGAAATTTAACAACATAACATACATATAGAGAGTGTCTTTGCATGAGCGATTGTTTCCATTTCAGTATGTTTAAATAGCTCTACATTTGCTCCATGTGTCACACACTGTCTGAGGAGaacttgaaataaaaaattgaaatgaaatagggtttgctattatattttgaaataaaaaatgaaaggaaataaggttccttattccgaaacACTTAATTCTGTATGCTAAGATACTTACTAATCTGAAGTTGAAATGGGGTTCATTGTAATGAACATCTgatgttattccaaaggttctttattccTCAGGTTTGTCaatctaaaaatgaaataaggttctgATTTACAAAGATTTGTTAATACGAAAATTATAGGAATGTTGGTCAagcggaaaatgaaataagttccCTAATCtagaagtgagaaaaaaaaaatggtgagtATACTAACAAGCCTTCAGAATTACTACCTTTAATTGTTTCA
This genomic interval carries:
- the LOC140241632 gene encoding uncharacterized protein; this encodes MEDMDVPKRRRGRPSIPAEERMARKRISEAKYKDKRREKERDFRRVRLPIDTFNTWREVRESSGAGTDGAFAERLLNLYQAHRRQGQLNTTGHCVPGTQDGTGRRSRKSKPRKFSSLPSVQRIHPSCEQDAWLSDTPSPPSSIAYVGIPECEDLQPLGEEEDRIGEDRQEKEGVDEDETRGAQATPAMSKSGPHAKASAREAVDGEVIVISKTRLSELEGQAAGHCHTSGTSVTTTCGPSMTTPVTTPVTPESDTADHVPLLTPKLEPGI